In the genome of Flaviflexus ciconiae, one region contains:
- a CDS encoding RDD family protein — MADTIPLAPFGRRLIALVIDWLVAVAISMGFFNYNEWATLGMFALMNFLLIGTIGGTIGHFIVGIAVRRINGQLPGPRKALGRTVLLCLVIPAIFTVPDGRSYHDALMKTTITRVR, encoded by the coding sequence ATGGCTGACACAATCCCCCTTGCTCCGTTCGGACGCAGGCTGATCGCTCTCGTCATTGACTGGCTTGTCGCCGTCGCAATTTCGATGGGCTTCTTCAACTACAACGAATGGGCAACCCTGGGGATGTTCGCCCTCATGAACTTCCTCCTGATCGGCACAATCGGCGGAACCATCGGCCACTTCATCGTCGGCATTGCCGTTCGCCGGATCAATGGCCAGTTACCCGGGCCTCGCAAGGCCCTTGGCCGCACTGTTCTCCTCTGCCTTGTCATCCCGGCAATCTTCACGGTTCCCGACGGTCGTAGCTACCACGACGCCCTCATGAAGACCACGATCACGAGGGTGCGCTAG
- a CDS encoding DUF4191 domain-containing protein — protein sequence MAKDDKNPQGKRKWHQLLGDGFKIAKKSYPYLPWLLIGVFVVVTGGFILIGFLLDNWILWTISGVILGPMLAMVTLTRFIESASYKQMEGMPGAASAVIGRIRRGWSFQEEPVRFNARTQDMVFRLIGKPGVVLVTEGPTNRVNKLVEEERKQARRIAPNVPVHTVNVGTDDGQVRLAKLMKSLKKLPKKLTSAEVSVVAKRYDSIKTNQLPIPKGIDPYKMRPDRKATRGR from the coding sequence ATGGCAAAGGACGATAAGAACCCTCAGGGTAAGCGCAAGTGGCATCAGCTCCTCGGCGACGGATTCAAGATCGCCAAGAAGAGCTACCCCTACCTGCCCTGGCTTCTCATTGGCGTATTCGTTGTCGTCACGGGCGGCTTCATCCTCATCGGCTTCCTGCTCGACAACTGGATTCTCTGGACCATCTCGGGCGTGATCCTAGGCCCGATGCTCGCGATGGTGACCCTCACTCGCTTTATTGAGTCGGCCTCCTACAAGCAGATGGAGGGGATGCCGGGAGCGGCCTCCGCCGTTATCGGACGTATCCGCCGCGGCTGGTCTTTCCAGGAGGAGCCCGTCCGCTTCAACGCACGTACGCAGGACATGGTTTTCCGACTGATCGGTAAGCCCGGCGTCGTCCTTGTCACCGAGGGCCCGACGAACCGCGTCAATAAGCTCGTGGAGGAAGAACGCAAGCAGGCCCGCCGTATCGCCCCGAACGTGCCGGTTCACACCGTCAACGTGGGCACTGATGATGGTCAGGTCCGCCTCGCGAAGCTCATGAAGTCGCTCAAGAAGCTCCCGAAGAAGCTCACCTCCGCGGAGGTCAGCGTTGTTGCTAAGCGCTACGACTCGATCAAAACAAACCAGCTTCCGATCCCTAAGGGAATCGATCCGTACAAGATGCGCCCGGATCGCAAGGCCACCCGCGGCCGCTAA
- a CDS encoding MFS transporter, with the protein MNVLSSFTSYKDLPRLWGGAFMPLAFVGRLPTSMIIIGVLTLVTSHHGIAAASISSAVLAIATGIGQPLIGKWTDGAGQRLPFLALGPVNAGTLVTLIAVTVAGLPFAVVLGACALVGLTTVPVGALMRIRWYPVARTPKALSTALSYETVADELNFVLGPAVVGILASTISPEAPLIVTAVIGITCITGLGLHRSTPQKVVDPDPTTVAPSLWKIIAIIWAALFSMLCLGSYFGSMQTATTAAAEIFGSTSYAGLIYAAMGAGAAITALGAVAIPERISQGTRIGISGIALTILVPIAPLTNDPWQLAGVLFVLGLFIGPASVAMFTLASRLAPKGGDGVAMTALGAANVGGVAIGAAAAGQLLKSELAYGFWVAAASAFVMGVIGFVAAAKHTRR; encoded by the coding sequence ATGAACGTCCTGTCCTCTTTTACCAGCTATAAAGATCTTCCCCGTCTGTGGGGAGGCGCCTTTATGCCACTCGCCTTCGTTGGAAGGCTCCCCACGTCGATGATCATCATCGGGGTCCTCACGCTCGTGACGAGCCACCACGGCATTGCCGCGGCCTCGATCAGCTCGGCTGTTCTGGCCATTGCCACCGGCATCGGTCAGCCCCTCATCGGCAAATGGACGGACGGTGCGGGGCAGCGCCTCCCCTTCCTCGCGCTCGGGCCCGTCAATGCTGGCACGCTTGTCACCCTCATTGCCGTCACGGTCGCGGGGTTGCCCTTCGCGGTTGTCCTCGGTGCCTGTGCTCTCGTGGGCCTCACAACCGTTCCCGTTGGCGCTCTCATGAGGATTCGCTGGTATCCGGTGGCACGGACACCGAAGGCGCTGTCAACGGCGCTTTCCTACGAGACTGTCGCCGATGAATTGAACTTCGTTCTTGGCCCCGCCGTCGTCGGCATCCTCGCCTCAACGATCTCCCCCGAGGCGCCGCTGATCGTCACGGCGGTCATTGGCATCACCTGCATAACCGGCCTGGGCCTGCACCGCTCCACCCCCCAAAAGGTCGTGGACCCGGATCCCACAACGGTGGCGCCTTCCCTGTGGAAGATCATCGCGATTATTTGGGCGGCGCTATTTTCGATGCTGTGTCTCGGCTCCTACTTTGGTTCGATGCAGACAGCAACCACCGCGGCAGCCGAGATCTTTGGATCCACGTCCTACGCGGGCCTGATCTATGCGGCCATGGGGGCGGGCGCAGCAATTACCGCGCTCGGTGCGGTGGCGATCCCCGAACGCATCTCGCAAGGCACCCGCATTGGAATCTCCGGCATAGCCCTCACCATTCTCGTCCCCATCGCCCCGCTGACAAACGATCCCTGGCAACTCGCCGGCGTGCTTTTCGTCCTCGGACTGTTCATCGGTCCCGCCTCTGTGGCAATGTTCACTCTCGCCTCACGGCTGGCCCCGAAGGGCGGTGACGGTGTCGCCATGACCGCACTCGGTGCGGCAAACGTTGGCGGCGTCGCCATTGGTGCTGCCGCGGCCGGACAGTTGCTTAAGTCAGAGCTTGCGTACGGCTTCTGGGTGGCCGCGGCGTCCGCTTTCGTCATGGGAGTCATAGGTTTCGTAGCGGCCGCAAAGCATACGAGGCGCTAG
- the sucB gene encoding 2-oxoglutarate dehydrogenase, E2 component, dihydrolipoamide succinyltransferase — MSEAIKMPALGESVTDGTVTQWLKNVGDTVELDEPLLEVSTDKVDTEVPSPVAGVLEKIVVEEDETVEVGAVVAYIGDGSGSSDDSGSDDSEAEAPAEEEPAEEPAEETPAEEAPAGKKEEEPAPADSGSSEGEEVPMPALGESVTEGTVTQWLKEVGDEVELDEPLLEVSTDKVDTEVPSPVAGTLLEILVGEDETVDVGAPVAIIGSGAPASKKEEAPKEEEAPKEEPKDESAQSAPEAPSAPAAPAAESASAAAEEPKATAEVKTAPAVSAADSASGSYVTPIVRKLARELEVDLSSVEGTGVGGRIRRQDVEAAAEAAKKAAEEAKKAAAPAAAPAAAPAKSAKVTEVSPLRGTTEKMSRLRQVISQRMMDSLHGSAQLTTVVEVDVTKVVALRTAAKESFQANEGVKLTFLPFFVKAATEALKAHPKINARIVDEKNIEYFGHEHVGIAVDTERGLMVPVIKNAGDLNIAGISKAIADLASRTRSGKVSPDELSGGTFTVTNTGSSGALFDTPIINAPESAILGVGTIVKRPAVVKDEYGNESIGIRNYIYLALSYDHRLIDGADAGRYLSAVKARLEEGDFASEVGL; from the coding sequence ATGTCTGAAGCAATTAAGATGCCCGCGCTGGGCGAATCCGTCACAGACGGAACGGTCACTCAGTGGCTGAAGAATGTGGGTGACACCGTCGAGCTCGACGAGCCGTTGCTCGAGGTCTCGACCGACAAGGTTGACACGGAGGTCCCCTCCCCCGTTGCTGGCGTTCTCGAGAAGATCGTCGTCGAGGAAGACGAGACCGTCGAAGTTGGTGCCGTCGTCGCCTACATCGGTGACGGCTCTGGCTCGTCCGACGACTCCGGTTCTGACGATTCCGAGGCCGAGGCTCCCGCTGAAGAGGAACCCGCTGAAGAACCGGCCGAGGAAACACCCGCTGAGGAAGCTCCGGCAGGGAAGAAGGAAGAAGAGCCCGCTCCTGCCGACTCCGGTTCCTCCGAAGGCGAGGAAGTCCCGATGCCGGCTCTTGGCGAGTCCGTCACCGAGGGCACCGTCACCCAGTGGCTGAAGGAGGTTGGCGACGAGGTCGAACTCGACGAGCCGCTCCTCGAGGTTTCCACCGACAAGGTTGACACCGAGGTTCCCTCCCCCGTCGCAGGTACTCTCCTTGAGATCCTCGTCGGCGAGGACGAGACCGTTGACGTTGGCGCCCCCGTCGCCATCATCGGTTCCGGCGCTCCCGCCTCGAAGAAGGAAGAAGCACCGAAGGAAGAGGAAGCTCCGAAGGAAGAACCTAAGGATGAGTCCGCTCAGTCCGCTCCCGAGGCGCCCTCCGCACCGGCAGCCCCGGCTGCCGAGTCTGCTTCGGCAGCTGCCGAAGAGCCGAAGGCAACCGCCGAGGTGAAGACCGCTCCGGCCGTGTCAGCAGCCGATTCCGCTTCCGGTAGCTACGTAACCCCGATTGTTCGCAAGCTTGCTCGCGAGCTCGAGGTTGACCTCTCTTCCGTTGAAGGTACCGGCGTTGGTGGCAGGATCCGCCGCCAGGACGTCGAGGCTGCAGCCGAGGCCGCTAAGAAGGCCGCGGAGGAAGCAAAGAAGGCAGCCGCACCGGCCGCCGCACCTGCAGCAGCTCCCGCGAAGTCCGCAAAGGTCACCGAGGTTTCGCCGCTACGCGGCACGACCGAGAAGATGAGCCGCCTGCGCCAGGTTATTTCCCAGCGCATGATGGACTCGCTCCACGGCTCGGCTCAGCTCACGACCGTTGTCGAGGTTGATGTGACGAAGGTTGTCGCACTGCGCACCGCAGCCAAGGAGAGCTTCCAGGCCAACGAGGGCGTCAAGCTCACGTTCCTACCGTTCTTCGTTAAGGCCGCAACCGAGGCCCTCAAGGCCCACCCGAAGATCAACGCTCGCATCGTCGATGAGAAGAACATCGAATACTTCGGTCACGAGCATGTCGGCATCGCTGTTGACACGGAGCGCGGCCTCATGGTCCCGGTCATCAAGAATGCGGGCGATCTCAACATCGCCGGCATCTCGAAGGCCATTGCTGACCTCGCCTCGCGTACCCGCTCGGGCAAGGTTTCCCCGGATGAGCTGTCCGGCGGCACCTTCACGGTCACAAACACCGGTTCCTCCGGTGCTCTGTTCGACACCCCGATCATCAACGCACCCGAGTCCGCCATTCTCGGCGTCGGCACGATCGTCAAGCGCCCGGCTGTCGTCAAGGACGAGTACGGCAACGAGTCCATCGGTATTCGCAACTACATTTACCTGGCACTGTCCTACGATCACCGCCTCATCGATGGCGCTGACGCAGGCCGCTACCTGTCAGCAGTGAAGGCCCGCCTCGAAGAGGGCGACTTCGCTTCCGAGGTTGGTCTCTGA
- the lpdA gene encoding dihydrolipoyl dehydrogenase, which produces MADTQEYDIVILGAGSGGYAAALRAGQLGLKVALVEGDKVGGTCLHRGCIPTKALLHAADVADEARDGASIGVKTSFEGIDMEALNSYKDGVVARMYKGLTGLVASRNVETVEGWGRLTGPNTVQVGDRVLTGKNIILATGSYSKSIPGLAIEGRVITSEQALRMTEVPESVVVLGGGVIGSEFASAWKSMGADVTIIEGLPNLLPNEDAAVSKALERAFRKRKINFKTKTMFDRVEQNDNGVKVYTQDGKSYDASYLLVAIGRGPATSNLGYEEQGIPMDRGFITTNERLHTGVANIYAVGDIVPGLQLAHRGFLQGIFVAEEIAGLSPKAIDENLIPRVTFTNPEVSSVGLNQSAAEEKYGKENVEVTEFNLAGNGKSQMLGTAGFVKLVREKDGPIVGFHAIGARMGEQVGEGQLMVAWEAFPEDFDDLIHAHPTQNEAVGEAVLALAGKPLHTHN; this is translated from the coding sequence GTGGCTGACACGCAGGAATACGACATCGTCATCCTCGGTGCGGGATCGGGCGGCTATGCGGCTGCCCTGCGCGCAGGACAGTTGGGATTGAAGGTCGCGCTCGTTGAGGGCGACAAGGTTGGTGGCACATGCCTCCACCGCGGCTGCATCCCGACGAAGGCCCTTCTGCACGCGGCTGACGTCGCTGACGAGGCGCGCGACGGCGCCAGCATTGGCGTCAAGACCTCGTTCGAGGGAATCGACATGGAGGCACTGAACTCCTACAAGGACGGCGTCGTCGCCCGCATGTACAAGGGCCTCACCGGTCTTGTCGCATCACGCAACGTGGAGACCGTCGAAGGCTGGGGTCGCCTCACCGGCCCGAACACCGTCCAGGTTGGCGACCGCGTCCTGACCGGCAAAAACATCATTCTCGCCACCGGCTCCTACTCGAAGTCGATCCCGGGCCTCGCAATCGAGGGCCGCGTCATCACCTCCGAGCAGGCTCTGCGGATGACAGAGGTTCCGGAGTCCGTTGTCGTCCTCGGCGGCGGCGTTATCGGCTCCGAGTTCGCTTCCGCATGGAAGTCGATGGGTGCGGATGTCACCATCATCGAGGGCCTGCCGAACCTTCTCCCGAACGAGGACGCGGCAGTATCGAAGGCTCTCGAGCGTGCCTTCCGCAAGCGCAAGATTAACTTCAAGACGAAGACCATGTTTGACCGTGTCGAGCAGAACGACAACGGCGTCAAGGTCTACACGCAGGATGGCAAATCCTATGATGCCTCCTACCTGCTCGTTGCGATCGGCCGTGGCCCGGCCACCTCGAACCTCGGTTACGAAGAGCAGGGCATCCCCATGGATCGCGGCTTCATCACCACGAACGAGCGCCTCCACACCGGAGTCGCCAACATTTACGCGGTCGGCGACATTGTTCCCGGCCTCCAGCTCGCACACCGCGGCTTCCTCCAGGGCATTTTTGTTGCCGAGGAGATCGCAGGCCTTTCCCCCAAGGCCATCGACGAGAATCTCATTCCGCGCGTAACCTTCACCAACCCGGAGGTTTCCTCCGTCGGCCTCAACCAGTCGGCCGCCGAGGAGAAGTACGGTAAGGAGAACGTTGAGGTCACCGAGTTCAACCTCGCGGGTAACGGCAAGTCGCAGATGCTGGGAACAGCAGGCTTCGTCAAGCTCGTACGCGAAAAGGACGGCCCGATCGTCGGCTTCCACGCCATTGGCGCCCGCATGGGAGAGCAGGTCGGCGAAGGCCAACTCATGGTTGCCTGGGAGGCCTTCCCGGAGGACTTCGACGACCTCATTCACGCTCACCCCACCCAGAACGAGGCCGTGGGCGAGGCTGTCCTCGCTCTTGCCGGCAAACCGTTGCACACCCACAACTAA
- a CDS encoding oxidoreductase translates to MGIFSRLGGGGSRERRNATRDHFQDFVATRKGVEAYLEPAGAREPLALILVARDGEWTRRQVPSPKEAANLATELGLPFYEIIRTGYPQRMREWSRKNK, encoded by the coding sequence ATGGGCATCTTCTCTCGACTGGGCGGCGGTGGCTCGCGTGAGCGCAGAAATGCGACGCGTGACCACTTTCAGGATTTCGTTGCAACACGCAAAGGCGTGGAAGCCTATCTGGAACCCGCAGGAGCCCGAGAACCCCTCGCCCTCATCCTCGTTGCGCGCGATGGCGAATGGACCAGACGCCAGGTTCCAAGCCCCAAAGAGGCCGCTAACCTTGCCACAGAGCTAGGTTTACCGTTCTACGAGATCATCCGTACCGGCTATCCGCAGCGCATGCGGGAATGGTCCCGCAAGAACAAATAG
- a CDS encoding leucyl aminopeptidase, with protein sequence MSELNFIQQAPDKTTANVLVVPVVTGADGVHAHVADLSKKAVTSLDALLPTLGVSGKLGSLTRIPAPSGFSAETIAFVGTGKDADALEATDLREAFGAAVRGLSHVSHVALAVASDDPEALYQAGLGGLLGAYTFGDYKVQPAPAEQITVVSPAKLKKAEFDALADEAEIVAEAVCEVRNLVNIPASDLTPVKFADIAEAYGKSEKSLSVRVWDENELEKDGFGGILGVGQGSVNPPRLVRVEYKARGAKSTLALVGKGITFDSGGLSIKPAKSMETMKTDMTGAATVLETVVAASRLGVKTNLVAWLCLAENMPSGSATRPGDVLTMYSGRTVEVNNTDAEGRLVLGDGLARAVEEKPDAVIDVATLTGAQIVALGGRISGVMGTDETRNEIIEAADAAGEDMWPMPLPDHLKSGFDSLVADTKNSGGRGGGMLSAGLFLAEFVGDTPWAHIDIAGPSFNEEGPFGSTPKGGTGVAVQTLLAWIESHTAEA encoded by the coding sequence GTGTCTGAACTGAACTTTATTCAACAAGCCCCCGATAAGACCACTGCAAACGTCCTGGTTGTGCCTGTCGTCACTGGTGCTGACGGCGTCCACGCGCACGTCGCGGACCTCTCCAAGAAGGCCGTGACCTCGCTGGACGCACTGCTCCCCACACTGGGAGTATCCGGCAAACTTGGCTCCCTGACTCGCATTCCCGCCCCGTCGGGCTTCTCCGCCGAGACGATCGCCTTCGTCGGCACCGGCAAGGACGCGGACGCTCTGGAAGCAACTGACCTGCGTGAAGCGTTCGGCGCAGCCGTCCGCGGACTGTCGCACGTCTCACATGTGGCACTCGCCGTAGCGTCCGACGATCCCGAGGCTCTCTACCAGGCTGGCCTTGGTGGCCTGCTCGGCGCCTACACCTTCGGCGACTATAAGGTGCAGCCTGCCCCGGCAGAGCAGATCACGGTCGTCTCCCCCGCCAAGCTGAAGAAGGCGGAGTTCGATGCTCTCGCCGACGAAGCAGAAATCGTCGCAGAGGCAGTATGCGAGGTGCGTAACCTCGTCAACATCCCGGCGTCCGACCTGACTCCCGTCAAGTTCGCTGACATCGCCGAAGCGTACGGCAAGTCCGAGAAGAGCCTCTCGGTCCGCGTCTGGGACGAGAACGAGCTTGAGAAGGACGGTTTTGGCGGAATCCTTGGCGTAGGCCAGGGCTCCGTGAACCCGCCCCGTCTCGTCCGCGTCGAATACAAGGCACGCGGCGCCAAGTCCACCCTCGCCCTCGTGGGCAAGGGCATCACCTTCGACTCGGGCGGCCTGTCCATCAAGCCCGCCAAGTCCATGGAAACGATGAAGACCGATATGACGGGCGCTGCCACGGTTCTCGAGACCGTTGTCGCCGCTTCCCGTCTCGGCGTAAAGACCAACCTTGTCGCTTGGCTCTGCCTCGCCGAGAACATGCCGTCCGGTTCGGCAACCCGCCCCGGCGACGTCCTCACCATGTACTCGGGCCGCACGGTCGAGGTCAACAACACCGACGCCGAGGGCCGCCTGGTCCTGGGTGACGGCCTTGCGCGCGCAGTCGAAGAGAAGCCGGATGCCGTCATCGACGTCGCAACCCTGACCGGCGCGCAGATCGTGGCGCTCGGTGGCCGGATCTCCGGTGTCATGGGAACCGATGAGACCCGCAACGAAATCATCGAAGCAGCCGACGCTGCCGGTGAGGACATGTGGCCGATGCCGCTACCGGATCACCTGAAGTCGGGCTTCGACTCCCTCGTTGCGGACACAAAGAACTCCGGTGGTCGTGGAGGCGGCATGCTGTCCGCAGGTCTCTTCCTCGCCGAGTTCGTTGGCGACACCCCCTGGGCACACATCGACATCGCGGGCCCATCCTTCAACGAAGAGGGCCCCTTCGGTTCCACCCCCAAGGGCGGAACCGGCGTTGCCGTCCAGACGCTCCTCGCCTGGATCGAATCGCACACCGCTGAGGCTTAA
- a CDS encoding quinone-dependent dihydroorotate dehydrogenase produces the protein MLYRFLFDTVISSTDPEAAHSGSIEAIGLAGRSPLAPLMRSTIGWRGRAKETAVFRRSIPGLVGLAAGMDKNATAVEGLDAMGFAFVEIGTVTPEPQPGNEQPRMWRHPEERALRNAMGFNNEGSKVIGERLKELRRTKRGRSIVIGANIGKNKCTPEEEAAGDYRIAASRLAPYVDYLVINVSSPNTPGLRNLQTAEALAPIIKATRDAADEASGRHVPLLIKIAPDMSFDDVRAMGQIVIDEDLDGIVATNTTIEHEYERGGVSGQPLAERSLEVVRTLRDALPLDKIIIGVGGITSIDDAHAMLGAGADLLQVYSSFVYEGPCLPGKLNRALSHLSV, from the coding sequence GTGCTTTACCGATTCCTTTTCGACACGGTTATTTCATCAACCGACCCTGAAGCGGCCCACTCCGGCTCCATTGAAGCCATTGGCTTAGCAGGTCGCTCTCCGCTCGCCCCTCTCATGAGATCAACAATTGGATGGCGGGGACGAGCCAAGGAGACAGCGGTCTTCCGTCGTAGCATCCCGGGTCTCGTTGGGCTTGCCGCCGGCATGGACAAGAATGCCACGGCCGTTGAGGGCCTCGATGCGATGGGCTTTGCGTTCGTCGAGATCGGTACCGTGACTCCAGAGCCGCAACCCGGTAACGAACAGCCTCGCATGTGGCGCCACCCCGAGGAACGCGCCCTTCGCAACGCCATGGGTTTCAATAACGAGGGTTCGAAGGTTATTGGCGAGCGTCTCAAGGAACTGCGTCGCACAAAGCGGGGCCGCTCCATCGTGATCGGCGCGAACATTGGGAAGAACAAGTGCACGCCGGAAGAAGAAGCTGCCGGTGACTACCGGATCGCAGCTTCCCGCCTCGCACCATACGTCGACTACCTTGTTATCAACGTGTCCTCACCCAACACCCCGGGGCTACGGAATCTTCAGACGGCCGAGGCCCTAGCCCCGATTATCAAGGCGACCCGGGACGCCGCGGACGAAGCGAGTGGACGCCACGTCCCTCTGCTCATCAAGATCGCTCCTGATATGAGCTTTGACGATGTGCGTGCCATGGGTCAGATCGTCATCGACGAAGACCTTGACGGTATCGTCGCGACTAACACGACGATTGAGCACGAGTACGAGCGCGGGGGAGTCTCGGGACAGCCACTGGCGGAACGCAGCCTGGAAGTCGTTCGGACCCTGCGGGATGCGCTGCCGCTCGATAAGATCATCATCGGTGTTGGCGGTATCACCTCCATCGATGACGCTCACGCCATGCTCGGAGCCGGAGCGGACCTGCTTCAGGTCTACTCTTCATTTGTCTACGAGGGTCCCTGCCTCCCGGGGAAGCTCAACCGAGCCCTCTCGCACCTGTCCGTGTAG
- a CDS encoding aldo/keto reductase family protein, with protein MVDYVFLGDSGLKVSNLIFGNWLTHGSQVEEEAATASVHAALDAGITTFDTADVYANGVAEEVLGRALAGVDRGDLEILTKVYWPTGKKRHNDSGLSRKHIMQSIDRSLKRLGTDYVDVYQAHRYDVETPIEETMQAFADVVRAGKALYIGVSEWTAEQIKYAHDFSKELGFQVVSNQPQYNMLYRVIEPEVVPMSERCGLSQIVFSPMAQGVLSDKYEIGKPLPAGSRATDEKGGARTIQRYLSDEILQAVADLKPIADELGITRAQLALAWVLQNDNVAAAIIGASRPEQVNENVKAADVVIPAELMARIDDVLFDVIIDDPSLTWENAPHERPEIRLG; from the coding sequence GTGGTTGATTACGTATTTCTCGGTGACTCCGGGCTCAAAGTTTCTAATCTTATTTTCGGTAACTGGCTAACTCATGGAAGCCAGGTCGAAGAAGAGGCGGCAACGGCCTCCGTTCATGCGGCTCTCGACGCCGGCATCACGACCTTCGACACTGCCGACGTGTACGCCAACGGCGTTGCCGAGGAGGTCCTCGGCCGGGCACTGGCCGGCGTTGATCGCGGGGATCTTGAGATCCTCACGAAAGTCTACTGGCCAACCGGCAAGAAGCGGCACAACGATTCCGGACTGTCCCGCAAGCACATCATGCAGTCGATCGATAGGTCGCTGAAGCGGCTGGGAACCGACTACGTCGATGTTTACCAGGCGCATCGCTACGACGTTGAAACCCCGATCGAGGAAACCATGCAGGCGTTCGCCGACGTCGTCCGCGCAGGCAAGGCACTCTACATTGGTGTATCGGAGTGGACCGCCGAGCAGATCAAGTACGCCCACGATTTCTCGAAGGAACTGGGTTTCCAGGTCGTCTCGAACCAGCCCCAGTACAACATGCTGTACCGCGTGATTGAGCCCGAGGTCGTCCCCATGTCGGAGCGTTGTGGCTTGAGCCAGATCGTTTTCTCCCCCATGGCCCAGGGTGTTCTTTCCGACAAGTACGAGATCGGCAAGCCGCTTCCTGCCGGCAGCCGTGCAACCGACGAGAAGGGCGGCGCCCGCACCATCCAGCGTTACCTTTCCGACGAGATCTTGCAGGCAGTTGCGGACCTCAAGCCGATCGCCGACGAGCTCGGAATTACTCGCGCGCAGCTTGCCCTTGCCTGGGTTCTTCAAAACGACAACGTCGCAGCCGCAATCATTGGCGCATCTCGCCCCGAGCAGGTCAATGAGAATGTCAAGGCCGCCGACGTCGTCATTCCCGCAGAACTCATGGCAAGGATCGATGATGTTCTCTTCGACGTCATCATCGACGATCCGAGCCTTACCTGGGAGAACGCCCCGCACGAGCGCCCCGAAATCCGTCTCGGCTAA
- a CDS encoding DUF3043 domain-containing protein — MSKEQDSDKPEVIKAETRGKGRPTPTRKEAEAANRRPLVPKDRKAAKREARARRDAEFQREQLAMKTGDEAQLPYAHKGPVRRWARDYIDARFNIASYFFGLALAVLLLVFLQILNPDIAVIAMVILYGVMLIMLIDSFIASGKMKKKAVEKFGDDRVPRGIRWQMFGRTFYPRRWRRPIPMVDRGEWPAGAK; from the coding sequence GTGAGCAAGGAACAGGATTCGGACAAGCCCGAGGTCATCAAAGCAGAGACCAGAGGTAAAGGCAGGCCCACTCCCACTCGTAAGGAGGCCGAGGCCGCGAACCGTCGTCCCCTCGTTCCGAAGGACCGCAAGGCCGCCAAGCGCGAGGCACGCGCGCGTCGCGACGCCGAGTTCCAGCGGGAACAGCTGGCCATGAAGACCGGCGATGAAGCCCAGCTACCGTACGCGCACAAGGGCCCCGTTCGCCGCTGGGCGCGCGACTACATCGATGCTCGCTTCAACATTGCCTCGTACTTCTTTGGGCTTGCTCTCGCAGTTCTGCTTCTCGTTTTCCTGCAGATCCTCAACCCGGACATCGCTGTTATCGCCATGGTGATCCTCTACGGCGTCATGCTCATCATGCTGATTGACTCGTTCATTGCCTCCGGCAAGATGAAGAAGAAGGCCGTTGAGAAGTTCGGCGACGATCGCGTACCCCGCGGTATTCGCTGGCAGATGTTCGGCCGCACCTTCTACCCGCGCCGCTGGCGCCGCCCCATCCCCATGGTGGACCGTGGCGAGTGGCCCGCAGGCGCCAAGTAG